GCGTACCTGATCGCCGACGAGAGCGCCGCGCCCGGCTTCCGGACCCGGGCGGGCGCCTGGTGCAACACGGCCGTGAACGCCGGCATGTCCGCCGGCGCCGCCGCGGTGGGCCTGCTGGTGGAACGGCTGCCGCTGCCGGTGTGCTTCGCGGTGGCCGGCGCGGTCGCGGTGGCGGCGGCGCTGGTGCCGGGGCGCCGCCGCGAAGCGTCCGCGGGGTCGGCCGGGCCGGTCAGTCGTCGTCCGAGCCCGAGTCGTCCGAGCCGGAGTCGTCCGAGTCCGAGCGGTCGGCCGTGACCTTGCCGGTCTTCGGGTCGACCCGCCAGTCCTGCTCGCCCTTGCCGTCGGCACGGGTCTCGACCTCCCAGGCGGCCGGGCCGTCGTCGCCGTCGTCGTCCAGGTCCACGGAGGTCACCGTGGACTTGCCGGCCGCGGCCCGCGCCGCCTCGGCCGCGCTGACGGAAGTGCCCTCGAGGGCGGCCCGCGCCTCGGCCGTGTCGTCCTCGTCGGCGTCCTTGTGGGAGCCGAGGACCTTGCCGGAGGCCGGGTCGATCCGGACGCTGTGCCAGGTGCCGTCGCCGGAGAGGACGTCGACCTCCCAGGCGGCACGCTCACGGCGGTCGTCGCCGTCGTCCGCGTCGTCGTCCGCGTCGTCCAGCTCGGCGGAGACGGCGGTGCCCGGCGTGTCCCGCAGGGCGGCGGCGATGGCGTCGGCCGCCGTCACCTCGGCGGAGGACGCGCGGGCGGCGTCGTCGTGGTCGTCGCGGTCGTCCGCCGAGTCGTCGTCGTGGTCGTCGGACTCGTCCCGGACGCCACCGTCGTCCGACACGCTCACGTCCGCCCGGGGCGTCGTGCTCCGGCCGTCGTCGCCCGTGGTCGCGAGGGCCG
The Streptomyces sp. NBC_01723 genome window above contains:
- a CDS encoding PepSY domain-containing protein; this encodes MRRNIVIAAVTAAALIGGGTATALATTGDDGRSTTPRADVSVSDDGGVRDESDDHDDDSADDRDDHDDAARASSAEVTAADAIAAALRDTPGTAVSAELDDADDDADDGDDRRERAAWEVDVLSGDGTWHSVRIDPASGKVLGSHKDADEDDTAEARAALEGTSVSAAEAARAAAGKSTVTSVDLDDDGDDGPAAWEVETRADGKGEQDWRVDPKTGKVTADRSDSDDSGSDDSGSDDD